The proteins below come from a single Neospora caninum Liverpool complete genome, chromosome IX genomic window:
- a CDS encoding putative peptidase M16 domain containing protein gives MKAPSRSSLPLLFLLSFLPFTSLFSEAISRASASHTLRDSAAHALHADNDLARSFLSRSEERSPDARSSLEEEADAVENASSHLPDLEDALQQELESASSSPETVPLSSSEGASDPSPSSFVSSSPTSRASAASASSREAPDSLPTLAEVHASLASRIAQERSSRRLSDAEHGEDANDENGDRKHVRKPPRDKSAYSVFSVPSLRLEGVAIADKEEATASFAISVGCGFFHDPPAIPGIAHQLEHLIFLGAEGETNATSWDEFVSARGGTHNAHTTAELTTFFVAAPTDTLPELLDRFLQHLFRPLLAADQFASEVMAVQFEHEKNQPDIARVLLELAMAATPAVGSPTSTSREDLPPSFYRPEVAQKFGTGDYETLCQAPIEQGLDVLKALRAFHRKCYRPENMTIAVRMGRRSVPVVIEGSFDSAGRPRPIPAEVQAEAERQAEKYSVYTPKEIGEVVARILTKYFPPTEEAESDAHRADNEDAGASPSDPPSASLTPRPHKASSSASSASRSGAKAKASTTADAKRRKAVLKTVRLHAEEKEKTGAQDAASFLEVTPEEHASTLEDDTELAEEDSIQADATSSTSTGKVYRVFRQHGWGKRLLLVWERRTSWAVRGFDEEFQPTALLEYLLEYPGETALLNRLKVQGLIADGEYVDYTTSQKAFIGLLFELTDEGEKNHEQVIAATLAYADTLRTSVDDAYILDFFEEFAGVANRSWTYKDPEDAVSAVIGAAEKLAVFPQRPDLVVAGGEYVALPEDRSVLVRVLREELQSFDSSRASAFVILPEGRARDAGQDVHVFAPYAVQYTVTELPAPEVARQVGAKIGRSAAEKLEAVREAAESVQLRTQSLVSVQETVFSLPPVLSCKLAAEVKLQRRPVPDVCQSLSPIQFPIQAERNEGEGAAKRAGFSTGARAGVRDADAEDDDNEQKKLEASGPPCVLVTEESFSVFWKNAEPFNKPVVRAYFKLRISAEDATGKNTLYGKIFTTIAGERARTALATFEGCGVDLLMSFTNGALVLEIQARKETFRAFSELFASVLQQLIAVLKETRESVKEADFTKVFNTLELQLSDFSAVTPFEMAMDVALSVIRRNRFSQLDLRRAATESSSASQFEEFQNFVRNALTRNALDVFIMGDIDYDAARELAEEFRAALSEQPLPFAQSAGNEILNVAEDIEIRFPNPIPEDATNAYVSLYVTHPPPDMMEMVIYSLIGEVISSPFFDTIRTHWMDGYVAAAAVREVPPAMTLATIVQGSKRKPDELERHVCAFLAEMQDNIGTSMTTETFLERLRWLSSSKFHRSATSFSDYFGEVTSQIASRNFCFIREQLARLATEQFLNCPAILKHYMNALVDRANRKRIAVKIEGNTPSAEAASGSTRATENQPLSSAALPSRCSLPSLSSSASASAEVRQSPSLSTLTPAVVPRAVAKHDGRSQRETETSESSSSSANVKGQAKTGDQTRTSSASSLGSSHKDGAEAEHLAGRVVSLLGVGEESRGAKAPVNERRSYGSLLGSHNVFKSNRIKTDFASPIFTLGDDEEALSLIQVDARISTQSEHAKPVLGSRKAEGHSQAPSAAVAEPSASKNRKGRSQEPTETPGLEITEIVSDVEGQAEEGDVPIEFLPLAKQIMPHILERCEEDQKAAADGKRIVVDNFFTDPDEARRVILEKLGAKLNSSGSAPPTAAAASPLWLSYTRAESCSIRTSTIAKAEEVCGSIREAEMDAVPLVSPEQPSVGQPSIPPTLAAVPPTSEEAPPSAAAAGAAGAAQEPDQAARAADLEDASAAETEELRLRQSAKQRRLEQEKSLLEARLTRLELQTIAQRAQLLKQRLDAMKQYGTRPTTIFNTWLAPQRRGIRDVGGGKGASSGAFPVAAVSALGATTHGLPSPQGVQGRLRSPSSLHHAADPLAFKRTLDTLRWREQALLQRQAELRNQLRAEPPSNASTPASTVPSWGAAPGQAIRPVEYVAAPAVASVPSSPYLGSSSRTIAANQAISVPATTAPNAPPAVAASPVAASPAVAASPVAASPVAVAAVPQIPEQVPGLGVGVAAPGLSSVSGVSAAPSPALAAPVSAAAPVPAAAPVPAAAPVSAAAPVPAAAPVSAAAPVSAAAPVSAAAPVSAAAPVSAPSPALAAPVSAAAPLALSPAFQAGLAATAPAGGELSESPLVQATVSGVPRVVAAAANFQAPAAQPAVASQPPSPQAVSPGAPAPVAAGASATPAVIQPTAPVAAA, from the exons ATGAAGGCTCCCAgccggtcttctcttcccctcctctttctcctttctttccttcccttcacctcccttttctccgaGGCTATCTCCCGAGCGTCTGCGTCGCATACACTCCGTGACTcagcggcgcatgcgttgCACGCCGACAACGACCTGGCGCGGTCGTTCCTTTCCAGATCCGAAGAGCGCAGCCCAGACGCCCGTTCGTctctggaggaagaggctgaCGCTGTCGAAAACGCGTCCTCTCATCTCCCCGACCTCGAAGACGCGCTTCAGCAGGAGCTCGAgagcgcctcttcgtcgccagaaactgtccctctctcctcgtcggaGGGCGCCTCCGATCCCTCGCCAtcgtctttcgtctcttcgtcgccaaCGTCGCGGgcttccgccgcctctgcgtcttcccgcgAAGCTCCAGACTCTCTCCCGACGCTGGCTGAGGTCCACGCCAGCCTGGCATCGCGCATTGCGCAGGAGCGTTCGtcccgtcgcctctccgatGCGGAACatggcgaagacgcgaatgACGAGAATGGCGACCGAAAGCACGTGCGCAAACCGCCGAGGGACAAGAGCGCGTACTCGGTCTTCTccgtgccttctctgcgtctcgagGGTGTGGCGATCgcagacaaagaagaggcaacCGCGTCCTTTGCAATTTCCGTGGGTTGTGGGTTCTTCCACGACCCTCCGGCCATCCCCGGAATCGCTCATCAGCTGGAGCATTTGATTTTCCTAGGCGccgaaggagaaacgaacgcgACGTCCTGGGACGAATTCGTCAGTGCGCGCGGGGGCACGCACAACGCGCACACCACGGCGGAGTTGACCACCTTCTTCGTCGCAGCCCCGACGGACACTCTCCCCGAACTCCTCGACAGATTCCTTCAACACctcttccgtcctctcctcgctgctgaCCAGTTCGCCTCCGAA GTGATGGCAGTGCAATTCGAGCACGAGAAAAATCAACCGGACATCGCAAGAGTGCTCCTCGAACTGGCGATGGCTGCGACGCCAGCGGTTGGTTCCCCAACCTCGACTTCTCGCGAGGATCTGCCCCCGTCTTTTTACCGCCCTGAAGTCGCGCAGAAGTTCGGAACTGGCGACTACGAGACTCTCTGCCAAGCACCTATCGAGCAAGGCTTGGATGTGCTCAAGGCTCTGAGGGCATTCCACAGGAAATGCTACAGACCCGAAAACATGACCATCGCTGTGCG CATGGGGCGCCGATCCGTCCCCGTCGTCATCGAAGGCTCTTTCGACTCCGCAGGGCGGCCGCGCCCCATCCCCGCCGAGGTTCAAGCTGAGGCAGAGCGACAGGCAGAAAAATACTCCGTCTATACGCCGAAGGAGATTGGAGAGGTAGTCGCTCGGATTTTGACAAAGTATTTCCCGCCCACTGAGGAAGCAGAATCGGACGCGCACCGTGCTGACAACGAAGACGCGggtgcgtcgccttcggACCCGCCGTCGGCGTCACTGACGCCAAGGCCACACaaggcgtcttcttctgcgtcttcagcttcgcgatctggagcgaaggcgaaagcCAGTACAACTGCTGAcgcaaagaggagaaaggcggttTTGAAGACCgttcgtctgcatgcagaggaaaaggagaaaacaggcGCGCAGGACGCCGCTTCATTCCTTGAAGTGACACCAGAGGAGCACGCGTCGACGCTTGAAGACGATACAGAGCTCGCGGAGGAGGATTCCATTCAGGCAGACGCAACTTCCAGCACCTCAA CCGGTAAAGTCTACCGCGTCTTCCGTCAGCATGGCTGGGGAAAGCGTCTTTTGCTTGtctgggagagaagaacaagctGGGCAGTTCGAGGCTTCGACGAAGAGTTTCAGCCCACCGCACTCCTTGAGTATCTGCTGGAGTATCCAGGCGAAACCGCTCTTTTAAACCGTCTCAAGGTCCAAG GGTTGATTGCCGACGGCGAGTACGTGGACTACACGACGAGTCAGAAGGCGTTTATCGGTTTGCTGTTCGAGTTGAcggacgagggcgagaagaaccaCGAGCAGGTGATTGCCGCGACGCTGGCTTACGCCGACACACTCCGGACGTCTGTGGACGACGCGTACATCCTCGATTTCTTTGAGGAGTTTGCAGGGGTGGCGAACCGGTCCTGGACCTACAAAGACCCGGAAGATGCAGTGAGCGCAGTGATCGGCGCAGCCGAGAAACTGGCTGTGTTTCCGCAGCGTCCAGACCTCGTGGTTGCAGGTGGCGAGTACGTGGCCTTGCCTGAAGATCGGTCCGTTCTCGTCCGAGTGTTGCGGGAAGAGCTGCAGAGCTTCGactcctcgcgcgcgtctgccttcgTCATCCTTCCCGAAGGCCGCGCACGCGACGCCGGACAAGACGTGCATGTGTTTGCGCCCTACGCCGTCCAGTACACCGTCACGGAGCTCCCGGCTCCGGAGGTTGCGAGGCAAGTGGGAGCGAAGATCGGCAGATCAGCCGCGGAAAAGCTGGAGGCTgtgcgcgaggcggcggagtcAGTGCAGCTGCGTACCCAGTCCCTGGTTTCCGTTCAAGAgactgtcttctcgctgcctccggTTCTGAGTTGCAAGCTGGCTGCGGAGGTGAAGCTCCAGCGGCGTCCCGTGCCGGATGTCTGTCAGTCCCTGTCGCCGATTCAGTTTCCCATCCaagcggagaggaacgaaggGGAGGGCGCGGCAAAGCGAGCGGGCTTTTCGACGGGTGCAAGAGCGGGTGTTCGCGACGCGGATGCAGAGGACGATGATAACGAACAAAAGAAACTGGAAGCCTCCGGACCGCCCTGTGTGTTGGTGACGGAGGAGAGCTTCTCGGTCTTCTGGAAGAACGCCGAGCCTTTCAACAAGCCTGTCGTCAGGGCGTACTTCAAACTGCGGATCtcggcggaagacgcgacaggCAAAAACACCCTGTACGGAAAAATCTTCACGACGATCGCaggcgaacgcgcgcgcACCGCTCTCGCCACCTTCGAAGGATGCGGCGTGGACCTTCTCATGTCCTTCACAAACGGCGCCCTCGTTCTGGAGATACAggcaaggaaagagacgttTCGA GCCTTCTCGGAACTCTTCGCGTCGGTCTTGCAGCAGCTGATCGCCGTGTtgaaggagacacgagaaagcGTGAAAGAGGCGGACTTCACCAAGGTTTTCAATACG CTGGAACTGCAACTCTCCGACTTCTCCGCCGTCACCCCATTCGAAATGGCGATGGATGTCGCCCTCAGCGTCATCCGCCGAAACCGGTTCTCTCAGTTGGACTTGCGGCGTGCCGCGACAGAgtcctcttccgcgtcgcaGTTCGAGGAGTTCCAGAACTTTGTTCGAAACGCCTTGACGAGAAACGCTCTGGATGTCTTCATCATGGGCGACATCGACTACGATGCCGCGCGGGAACTTGCGGAGGAATTCCGAGCTGCCTTGTCCGAGCAGCCGCTGCCCTTCGCCCAGAGCGCAGGCAACGAG aTCTTGAATGTCGCGGAGGACATTGAGATTCGGTTTCCGAACCCTATTCCAGAAGACGCAACGAACGCGTACGTGTCTCTCTACGTGACACATCCGCCACCGGACATGATGGAAATGGTCATTTATTCCCTGATTGGAGAAGTGATAagttcgcctttcttcgacACCATCCGCACGCACTGGATGGACGGCTATGTCGCCGCAGCAGCTGTCCGCGAAGTCCCCCCAGCGATGACCCTCGCCACGATCGTCCAA GGCTCGAAACGGAAACCCGATGAACTCGAGAGGCACGTATGTGCCTTCTTAGCCGAGATGCAAGACAACATCGGAACTTCCATGACCACCGAAACTTTCCTGGAGCGTCTCCGCTGGCTCAGCAGCAGCAAGTTCCACAGAAGTGCCACGAGCTTCAGCGACTACTTTGGCGA GGTGACATCCCAAATTGCTTCGCGCAACTTCTGCTTCATTCGAGAGCAG CTCGCGAGGTTGGCTACGGAGCAGTTCCTCAACTGTCCCGCGATTCTCAAGCACTACATGAATGCGTTGGTCGACCGCGCGAACCGAAAACGCATCGCCGTCAAG attgAAGGCAACACGCCGAGCGCGGAGGCTGCCTCTGGATCCACGAGGGCGACAGAGAACCAGCCGCTGTCTTCTGCGGCCTTGCCTAGTCGCTGTTCCCTTCCCAGTCTGTCTTCGTCCGCCTCGGCTTCGGCCGAGGTACGtcagtcgccttctctgtctacGCTGACGCCGGCGGTTGTGCCGCGGGCTGTCGCTAAGCACGACGGCCGCTCTcaaagggaaacggagacttcggaatcttcttcctcgtccgcgAATGTCAAGGGGCAAGCAAAGACGGGGGATCAGACCAGGACATCGAGTGCGTCGTCGTTAGGTTCGTCGCACAAGGACGGCGCAGAAGCCGAGCACCTGGCGGGACGggtcgtgtctctcctgggaGTTGGGGAAGAGTCGAGGGGAGCGAAGGCTCCTGTGAACGAGCGCCGGAGCTACGGCAGTCTTCTTGGGTCTCACAATGTGTTCAAAAGCAACCGAATCAAGACGGATTTCGCATCCCCCATCTTCACCctcggcgacgacgaagaggcgctcTCCCTGATTCAGGTCGACGCACGCATTTCGACTCAGAGTGAGCACGCGAAGCCCGTACTCGGCAGCCGAAAAGCGGAAGGACACTCGCAGGCGCCCAGTGCAGCTGTCGCGGAGCCTTCCGCGTCGAAGAATCGAAAGGGAAGATCCCAGGAACccacggagacacctggacTGGAAATCACGGAAATCGTGTCCGATGTCGAAGGccaggcggaagaaggcgacgtcCCTATCGAgttcttgcctctcgccaAGCAAATCATGCCCCACATCCTCGAGCGATGCGAAGAAGACCAAAAGGCTGCAGCGGATGGGAAGAG GATTGTCGTCGACAATTTTTTCACGGATCCGGATGAGGCGCGTCGCGTCATTCTGGAGAAGCTCGGCGCAAAGCTGAATTCGTCGGGGTCTGCGCCGCCCACTGCGGCTGCGGCCTCTCCACTCTGGCTGAGTTACACCCGCGCTGAGTCGTGCAGCATTCGCACGAGCACCATcgcgaaggcagaagaagtATGCGGTTCCATCCGCGAAGCCGAGATGGACGCCGTGCCGCTTGTCTCTCCGGAGCAGCCGAGTGTCGGTCAGCCGAGCATCCCGCCCACCCTCGCAGCGGTCCCTCCCaccagcgaggaggcgccgccgtctgcggcggcagctggagccgccggcgcggcgcAGGAACCTGAtcaggcggcgcgcgcggccgaTCTCGAGGACGCCTCCGCGGCTGAGACGGAGGAActccgccttcgccagaGCGCCAAGCAGCGACGCCTGGAGCAGGAAAAGTCGCTCCTCGAAGCCCGGCTCACGCGCCTGGAATTGCAGACCATCGCGCAGCGTGCGCAGCTCCTGAAGCAGCGCCTGGACGCGATGAAGCAGTACGGCACTCGGCCCACGACGATCTTCAACACCTGGTTGGCGCCGCAGCGCAGGGGCATCCGGGACGTGGGAGGCGGCAAAGGCGCGAGCTCCGGGGCCTTTCCGGTCGCCGCAGTGTCTGCGCTCGGCGCCACGACCCACGggctgccgtcgcctcaGGGCGTGCAGGGCCGCCTgcgctcgccctcttcgctcCACCACGCGGCCGATCCGCTGGCGTTCAAGAGAACCCTCGACACCCTGCGATGGAGAGAACAGGCGCTCCTCCAACGGCAAGCTGAGCTGAGGAACCAACTCCGCGCAGAGCCCCCGTCAAATGCAAGCACTCCTGCCTCAACTGTTCCCAGCTGGGGCGCTGCGCCGGGCCAGGCCATCCGACCCGTCGAGTACGTGGCGGCGCCGGCCGTGGCTTCTgtcccttcgtcgccttACCTCGGCTCGTCTTCGCGCACCATAGCGGCAAATCAGGCCATCTCTGTGCCCGCAACGACCGCCCCCAACGCGCCGCCCgccgtcgcggcgtctcccgttgccgcgtcgcccgccgtcgcggcgtctcccgtTGCGGCTTCTCCGGTTGCTGTTGCCGCAGTTCCGCAGATTCCCGAGCAGGTTCCTGGACTCGGCGTAGGTGTCGCCGCACCAGGCCTGTCGAGTGTcagcggcgtctctgcagcgccAAGTCCCGCGCTGGCTGCTCCGGTGTCTGCGGCTGCTCCGGTGCCTGCGGCTGCTCCGGTGCCTGCGGCTGCTCCGGTGTCTGCGGCTGCTCCGGTGCCTGCGGCTGCTCCGGTGTCTGCGGCTGCTCCGGTGTCTGCGGCTGCTCCGGTGTCTGCGGCTGCGCCGGTGTCTGCGGCTGCTCCGGTGTCTGCGCCAAGTCCCGCGCTGGCTGCTCCGGTGTCTGCGGCtgctcctctcgcgctgtctccggcgtttCAGGCTGGCCTTGCCGCGACTGCACCGGCAGGCGGTGAGCTGTCGGAGTCGCCCCTTGTGCAGGCGACTGTGTCGGGAGTGCCTCGTGTGGTCGCTGCGGCGGCGAACTTCCAAGCGCCTGCTGCTCAGCCTGCAGTTGCCTCTCAGCCTCCGTCCCCGCAGGCCGTCTCTCCCGGCGCGCCGGCACCAGTGGCTGCTGGGGCGTCGGCGACCCCGGCCGTCATACAGCCGACCGCTCCGGTGGCTGCGGCATGA